A region of the Pseudomonas sp. J452 genome:
AAAACCTTCAGTGCCGACCACTAAGCCTGCCAGCAGGAAGAGTGCGACCACGCTTACTGCCGCCAGTGTTGGGGCGACGCGGCGCCAATGCAGCGCGCCGGCATACAGGATTAGCAGCAGGGTCAGCAGGCTCAGTAGCAGGCGGTATAGCGGTTGCAGATCGAGCCAGTGGCTGGCGGAGTTCAGCAGAACCAGCCCGACCAGCAGCAGTGTCCAGGTCCGGCGTGTCCAGTCCTGGCCGCGGCTCAGGCTGACGGCGGCCATGCCCAGCAGGGGCAGGCCGAGGTAGCTGCTGAGCTGGCTGAAGGTGCGATGCCAATTGCTCCAGTCCGGGTCGAGGCCGTAGCGCACCAGGCCGCACAGGGCGGCGCTGAGCGGCAGGCCGAAACCGAGCAGCAGGGCGCGTTGCACTGTGCGCCAGCGAAATGCCGGGCGCAGCCACAGGGTGCTGGCCAGGCAGGCCAGGGCCAACAGGCCGTCGCTGAGCGCGGTGCTGTATTGCATCACTCCAACTCTCTTTCGTTCATATAACTTTGTCGGCTGCGCTGCGCCGCTCCTCGCCGTACTGCTTGTACTGTCTCGTCGCGGCTTGCTTGCCTTCGCGTTCTATTTCCGAAATAGAGCTGGGTTAAGCTTTTTTCAGGGCCGCGAAGGCGCGTTCGGCGGCGTCCAGGGTCAGCTGCAGCTCAGTCTCGCCGTGGGCGATCGAGGTGAAGCCGGCCTCGAAGGCGCTCGGTGCCAGGTACACACCGCCATCCAGCATCAGGTGGAAGAACTTCTTGAAGCGCTCGGCGTCGCTGGCCATCACGTCGTCGAAGGTGACGATGTCGTCGGCGCCGCTGAAATACAGGCCGAACATGCCGCCCGCCTGGGTGGTGACGAACGGGATGCCCGCGGCATCGGCACGCTCCTGCAGGCCGGCCAGCAGGCGGCTGGTGAAGTCGGAGAGTTCCTGGTGGAAGCCCGGGCGGCTGATCAGCTTGAGGGTGGTTAGGCCCGCGGCCATGGCCAGCGGGTTACCGGACAGGGTGCCGGCCTGGTACACCGGGCCCAGCGGGGCGATGCAGCCCATGATGGCGCGCTTGCCGCCGAAGCAGCCGACCGGCATGCCGCCGCCGACGATCTTGCCGAAGGTCGACAGGTCCGGGGTGACGCCGTAGTGCGCCTGGGCGCCGCCGAGGGCAACGCGGAAGCCGGTCATCACCTCGTCGAAGATCAGCACCACGCCGTGCTGGTCGCACAGCGCGCGCAGGCCCTGGAGGAAGCCTGGCGCCGGCGGCACGCAGTTCATGTTGCCGGCCACCGGCTCGACGATGATGCAGGCCACGGTTGAGCCGACTTCGCTGAGCATCTGCTCGACGGCGTTGAGGTCGTTGAACGGCAGGGTCAGGGTGTGTTTGGCGAAGTCCGCCGGCACGCCTGCCGAGCTCGGCACGCCCTGGGTCAGCAGACCGGAACCGGCTTTCACCAGCAGGCTGTCGGAATGCCCGTGGTAGCAGCCTTCGAACTTGATGATCGCGTCGCGGCCGGTGTAACCACGGGCCAGGCGGATGGCGCTCATGGTCGCCTCGGTGCCGGAGCTGACCATGCGCACCATTTCCATGGACGGCACGATGCTGCACACCAGGTCGGCCATCTCGGTTTCCATGGCGGTCGGTGCGCCGTAGGACAGACCGTGCTGCAGCTGGTTGCGCACCGCGTCGAGCACGTCCGGGTGGCCGTGGCCGAGGATCATCGGGCCCCAGGAACCGACGTAATCCACATAGCGCTTGTCGTCTTCGTCGGTGACGTAGGCGCCTTCGGCATGCTTGAAGAACAGCGGAGTGCCGCCGACGCTCTTGAACGCGCGTACCGGCGAGTTGACGCCGCCGGGGATGTGTTTCTGGGCGTTGGCGAACAGGGTTTCGGAACGTGACATGACAGCTCTCTCTCGAATCAGGATGACGGGAACAGCACGCTGAACGCGCGTGCGCGCCTCTCCACCTCGGCGGCGGATGGGGCGGAAAACAGGCTGTGGACCACGGCCAGCAGGTCGGCGCCGGCGCTGATCAGCTGGCCGGCGTTGTCCAGGTCGATGCCGCCGATGGCCGCCAGCGGCAGGTTGAAGTGGGCGCGGGCCTGGGTCAGCAATTCGCTGGTGGCGGCCGGCGCGCCCGGCTTGGTATTGGAGTTGAAGAAGCGGCCGAAGGCCAGGTAGCTGGCGCCTTCGCGGTTGGCCGTAGCCGCCAGCTCCAGCTGGGCGTGGCAGGTGGCGCCGATGATCGCCTGGCGCCCGAGCAGGGCGCGGGCGGCGGCCAGCGAGCCGTCGCCTTGGCCCAGGTGCAGGCCGACGCCGAGGCGGGCGGCCAGCTCGGCGTCATCGTTGATGATCAGCTCGGCGCCATAGCGCGTACACAGCTCGCGCAGAGCCTCGGCTTCGCGCAGGCGGCGGGCACTATCGCTGGACTTGTCGCGGTACTGCAG
Encoded here:
- the hemL gene encoding glutamate-1-semialdehyde 2,1-aminomutase: MSRSETLFANAQKHIPGGVNSPVRAFKSVGGTPLFFKHAEGAYVTDEDDKRYVDYVGSWGPMILGHGHPDVLDAVRNQLQHGLSYGAPTAMETEMADLVCSIVPSMEMVRMVSSGTEATMSAIRLARGYTGRDAIIKFEGCYHGHSDSLLVKAGSGLLTQGVPSSAGVPADFAKHTLTLPFNDLNAVEQMLSEVGSTVACIIVEPVAGNMNCVPPAPGFLQGLRALCDQHGVVLIFDEVMTGFRVALGGAQAHYGVTPDLSTFGKIVGGGMPVGCFGGKRAIMGCIAPLGPVYQAGTLSGNPLAMAAGLTTLKLISRPGFHQELSDFTSRLLAGLQERADAAGIPFVTTQAGGMFGLYFSGADDIVTFDDVMASDAERFKKFFHLMLDGGVYLAPSAFEAGFTSIAHGETELQLTLDAAERAFAALKKA
- the thiE gene encoding thiamine phosphate synthase produces the protein MKTKLRGLYAITDSQLLADGKLLPYVEAALKGGARLLQYRDKSSDSARRLREAEALRELCTRYGAELIINDDAELAARLGVGLHLGQGDGSLAAARALLGRQAIIGATCHAQLELAATANREGASYLAFGRFFNSNTKPGAPAATSELLTQARAHFNLPLAAIGGIDLDNAGQLISAGADLLAVVHSLFSAPSAAEVERRARAFSVLFPSS